The genomic stretch CCCCGGCGAGTGCAAGGTGGGCATCATGCCGACGATGATCTTCTCCGAGGGGCCCATCGGTGTGATTTCACGCTCAGGTACGCTCACCTACGAGTGCGTGGACCAACTCACGCGCGAAGGCCTCGGGCAGACCACCGCCGTTGGCATCGGCGGCGACCCGATCATCGGCACACAGTTCATCGACGCCATGAAGCTCTTCGCGGAGGACGAGGCCACCGAGGCCGTCGTGATGATCGGCGAGATCGGCGGCTCAGCCGAAGAAGAGTGCGCCTACTGGGTGAAAGAGAACATGACGAAGCCCGTCTTTGGCTTCATCGCGGGCCGCACAGCACCTCCGGGTCGCCGCATGGGCCACGCCGGCGCGATTGTGTCGGGGGGTGAGGGCACGGCGGATGCCAAGCTCCAGGCGATGGACGAGTGCGGCATCACGACCATCCTCAACCCTGCCGCAATGGGCGAGACGGTCAAAGCCCACCTTGAACGCGTCGCCTAGCCACGTGCGGCCGCTCTAAACTGCGAAGGTGTGGATGTCGCGTACGTCCGCACCTTAGCACGTTCTTTCCCTCACGCTTCTTCGTATGGACATCAAGTCGATCCGCTTCGTCAAGGGCGCTGCCAAATGGCATCAGCTGCCAGACGACGGCCGGCCAGAGATTGCGTTCGTTGGCCGCTCCAACGTAGGGAAAAGCTCGCTGCTCAACGCGCTGGTGGGGCGGCGTCAGATTGCGCGCACGTCCAACACTCCGGGGAAGACGCAGGAGTTGAACTACTATCTCGTCAACGAGGGCGTGGCGATCCCTGGAGTTGGAGATGGCGGATTCTACTTAGTCGATCTGCCGGGCTTCGGCTATGCCAAGATCTCCAAGACGCAGCGGGCTGCCTGGCAGCAGCTCATCGGACGCTTTGTCACCGAGCGTGACCCACTCCGCGTCGTGTTCCACCTAGTCGACAGCCGTCATGAGCCGCAGAAGCTCGATGTCGAGTTGTTCGAGGTTATGCGCGGCGGGGTGATTCCCAACGTAATTGTGCTGACAAAAGCCGATAAGCTGTCCAAGAACCAGCAGCGGAGCCGTGTCGCCAAACTGCGCAAAACCCTGAAGGCCCGCGACCTCGCGCTCCCAATCGTGCTAACCAGCGCGGCAAAGAAAACAGGAGTGGACGATGTGTGGCAGTGGGCTGCGACGCTACTCGGGGCCTCCCAACCGTAGGGCTCACAAAAAGCAGCGCCCAAAGAAAAAGGAGCCGCCGGTTTGAATGGCGGCTCCTCCGTGCGCTGGGGATGTGCACGTGCGCAGTAGGGAGAGGCGGAACAGGACGTGGCGTGCTAGAAGTGGGGGCGTGATTGGGAGGATGAGCGTGGGGAGAGGTGCAGGTCGGAACAGTGTTGAACCGAGTACGGCGTGTCGGCAGTTGATGTCTGTCGCTTCAGAGAATACTTGTGTGCAAGCACGGCCTGGGAGACCATATGACTGTTGCAACGGCAATATATAACAGCCAAAACGTCCACCGTGTCATAGCACCTCGGAACTCCGTGTAGGACTGTTCGGACACGGCAACCGGGAAACCCCTGGTCAGGGAAGAGGGCTCTGACGCACCAGTGTGAGCGTGTCCGTGGCGTCTTCAGTACGGAGTCGAAGCGTATCCCCTGCAAAGGAGGGACGATACTGCTGCACTGCGGCAGCATCGCGGAACGTGATGGAGCCATCGCGTGCTACCTCGTAGGCTGCGCGCAACGTCCCCGCGGGGCCTAGCCGCCGCTGCTCCCGGATAGTGAAGGTGCCGTCCGCAGCAAAGGTGTACTGTTGGCCCGCCGTGGCCGAGCGGAAGCTGTCGCCGCCCGCGACGCTCCATGTGCCGAGCAACTGCTGGCCAACGGTTTCTGCGCGGTCCTCGCACCCCGTGGAGGCGAACAGAAGCGCGGAAAGGGCAAAGGCGACGAGCCTGGTGCGAACAAGCATGAACATGACGATGGGTTGAGGTGGAGACGGAAGCTAGCGCAACGAGGGCGCACCAAGCGCGAGACAGGAGGGGAGAGCAACAGAACCTCATAGGTCGCGTGTAACGGCCTCGACCCTTACCCACCACCAGGCCGCCGATGTTTCTAGACGCGCCCGTCACGCTCTTCCTGCTCATCGTCAACGTGCTGATCGGGGTCTACACGTCCTCTG from Bacteroidota bacterium encodes the following:
- the sucD gene encoding succinate--CoA ligase subunit alpha; this encodes MSILVDKNTRLVVQGITGKEGSFHTEQMLGYGTNVVAGVTPGKGGTTHLDRPVYNTVSEAVEKAGANVSVIFVPPPFAADAIMESADAGVDLVVCITEGIPVRDMAMAYEFVTERGARLLGPNCPGVLTPGECKVGIMPTMIFSEGPIGVISRSGTLTYECVDQLTREGLGQTTAVGIGGDPIIGTQFIDAMKLFAEDEATEAVVMIGEIGGSAEEECAYWVKENMTKPVFGFIAGRTAPPGRRMGHAGAIVSGGEGTADAKLQAMDECGITTILNPAAMGETVKAHLERVA
- the yihA gene encoding ribosome biogenesis GTP-binding protein YihA/YsxC is translated as MDIKSIRFVKGAAKWHQLPDDGRPEIAFVGRSNVGKSSLLNALVGRRQIARTSNTPGKTQELNYYLVNEGVAIPGVGDGGFYLVDLPGFGYAKISKTQRAAWQQLIGRFVTERDPLRVVFHLVDSRHEPQKLDVELFEVMRGGVIPNVIVLTKADKLSKNQQRSRVAKLRKTLKARDLALPIVLTSAAKKTGVDDVWQWAATLLGASQP